The genomic DNA CTGACGCCAAGAAGGCCTTTGTTGCCGATTTTCTGCACGCTGAGTATCAAGGGAACAAGGCGGGTGTGCGTGCGGCGCTGTTCGGGCATGCCGCGCGGCCAGAAGTCCGGTCATTGCCGCGGGTGGCCAAACGCCCGCCGCCGTTGCCGGACGGGGCGGGGCGCAGAGGGCCTTGGGGCTAGGGGAGGACCGGTATGTTTGCACTTTTTCGGTTGATGGTGATGGGGTTCATCGTCTTGACGGTGATATACGTCTGCCTGTCGCTGTATTCGCGCAGCGTGCGCAAGGGCAAGTTGCGCGCCGAGTGGCACGAGGGGCCGCGGACGCAGAGCCTGGATGAATTTCTCGACGAGGGGTTGGCGGAATATGACAGCTCATTGCGTCGCAAGTTGATCCTGTCGGTCTATGTTATTCCTGTGATCCTTGTGTCGGTCATCATTTATCTTACGAACTTCAGTTAGGAGCCGCGCCCATGTTGGCCATTCTTCGTTGGACCTTTTGGATCACCATCTGGACGCTGGTCGCGGCGTTTTTCCATTATACGCTGCCGCAGGTCGACATCGTGCGGATCACCGATACCTACGAAAAGCGGCAGGATTTCGGGGAAAATTCGATTTTCTGGGCGCAGGCGGATACAGGGTCTGACGCGACAGCCATCAACCGCGACGTGTTTTTCATCCAGTCGCGCCGCGTCAAGGGCGACGTGATGGTGTACCGCAACGAAGATACCGGCTGGGGCTGGCCGCCCTATTTCAAGTTCGACACGTCGAACCTGCAGGCCGAAGCGGCGGACCTGAAATCAACCACCGGCAACCCGCAGTATGTCGCGCTCAAGCACTATGGCTGGCGCAACGAATTCCTGACGATTTTCCCCAACGCGATTTCGGTGCGTCCCGTGGACGGGCCGGACGCGCCCAAGGGGATACCGTGGTTGAACATCATCATTCTGGTGGTGTTTTTCGCGATCGTCTATGGCATCTGGGTGCGGTGGCGGCGCTTCCGCACGGCGCGGATCGACCCCACGCTGGAGGCGATCGAGGATGACATGGCCGAGCGTTCGGGTGCGGTGAAAAACTGGTTCGGCACCTGGCGCAAGAAAACCTGAGCCTGCGTGCCGTCAGCCTGCGGGCTGTACCATCCGGCCCATCCGGCGTCCGCCCAGAATATGCACATGCAGGTGCGGCACGTCCTGAACGCCGTGCGCGCCGGCGTTGCTGATCAGCCGAAATCCGTCGTTGCCGTCGATGCTGACACCTTCCATGCGGCAGACCTCGGCGATGGCGCGGGTGTAGTCGATGATTTCGGCATCGCTGGCCTCGGCGGCAAAGTGGTCATAGCTGACGTAGGCGCCTTTGGGGATTACCAGAACGTGGGTTGGCGCCTGCGGTTCGATATCGCGGAAAGCCAGCGTGTGTTCGGTTTCGAGCACGGTTGAATTGGGGATGTCGCCGCGCAGGATCTTGGCGAAAATATTCTGGTCATCGTAGGCGTAGCCCATGGGCGCTCCTTAGTCGGAAAAGAGATAGTCGGTCTTGGCGATTTCTTGGGCCTTGTCGGTGCTGATGCTGAGAAACTTTGACAGGACGTCCGCGTTTTCGTCGGGATCCGCCAACTCGCGCATGCGCCCGTGGTTTTCGAATTGGGCGTCGCGGATGGCGTCGCTTTCAAAGACCATGTCGTTGCGGATGGTCGGCAAAAGCCGTTGCAGCGTTTCCTGTGTCGTGTGTTCGCCCGCAAGGCCCACGCGCATGGCGTGCCCGATCAGATAGTCATCGGTAAAGTTGCACTCGATTTCGAGAATGCGGGTCACCGACCGGTCGGAGGCGAAATCGTTCAGCAGGTCCAGATTGCTGGGATCCATACAGACGATCAGGCGGTCGGTTTCGAAATAGTCGAACAGCATCCGCATCAGCGCGCGCCGGTGGCGGGTGCGTTTGCCAAGCGTTTTCTGGATGCCGCCCAAGGCGGGCAGGGGCGTGTCCTCTTCGTTGAAGAGATATTCGATGGCGGGCACGTTGGTGGTTTGCCGGATGCGTTCGAGCACCCGTTTGGCCACGTGCCATTTCTTGCACACCACGATCAGCAGTTCGCGTTCGCGCCCCAGCGTGGATTCTGTCTCCCAGAACCGTGTCGAGAACCGCCGCCCGATCCGCCCGCGTCCGGTGAGAAATTTGAACAGGCTGCGCCCTTCGTTGCTGATCTGGAAATTCACGCCTTGCGCGGCGTAGAGCAAGCCGAGCCTGCGCTTGAGGTCATTTGCCTCCGGGCTGATCTTGCGGGCGAAGAGATAGTCCTGACTGAGCAGCAGATCGTAGTGGTCGTTGTAGAAGGTCACCGGCATGCCGTAGTCGGTGAACATCAGGAACGTCAGCGTGCGCGAGCGGATCTGTTCGGCGGGGACCACGTGGCGCACGAGCGTCTGGAAAAAGGTTTCGTCCGGTATCCAGGTGGTGCGGAAAAAGCGCATCACGTCGCGCCGCTGGGCGCAGAAGTCGAGCACCCATTCGATGGTCTGGCGGCGCAGGCACCACCATTGGCTGCCGATCTGGACCTGAATGTCGGCGGGTATTTCGCGCGTCAGCCCCATTTTCTTTTGCAGATTGAACATGCCGTAGAACCGGTTCTTCTGCGTGCGTTCGTTGAACCAGTGCCGGTAGATGAGCCGCTCTTCCTTCCAGCCGGTCTTGATCCAGTCGCTTTCGAAATAGTCGAAGCTTTCGATAAAATCGGCGTCATTGTCATCGAGGAAGCGGTGGGTGTATTCGGCGGATTTGATCGCCATGCAATCACCCGACAGCATGTAGAAATGGGTGGCCCGCGGAAAGGCATCGACGGCCGATTGCACGGCGTAGAGCGTCGCTTCGACCAGGGACCATTCGCCCCAGCCGCATTTGATGCGTTTATGCGCGAAGGTCACATTGCGGTTCTTGTCGAGCGCGGCGCGGATCTGTTTGTAATGGTCGGGGTTTGCAGACGCATCGAAGTGGATCGACATATAGTCGCCCACAGCCGTCAACCGCTCCGCCTGCTTGATGATGGCGTCAGGGTCTTTGTGGCACAGAAGTATGTAGGCGATTTTTGCCATATCGCGAACTGTTCACCCTCAAACGCATTATTGTTGTCATAGATAATGATGAAGACCGATTGAATAAACAGCATTTATTTGCTTTTCTGTAACAAAAGAGGTCAAGACCTGTTCCAAGGGTCGACCGATCAGGAGTTGAGCAGCATGGGTTTTCCAGGAACTTGGATGACTGAAAGCGAAAGCGTGGTGTACCGCGTGGTGCCCAAGTGCGCCTGCTCGACCATTGGTCAGATCATGTACTACTCTGATCACGCTGAGTTTTTCGACGGGGATATCCACGACGCCAAGGGCGGGATGCATAAGTGGGCGCTGGACCAGAGCCAGGACCCGATCACCCGCAATGTGCAGGCCCACAGCTCCTATGCGTTTACCTGCGTGCGCAATCCCTATACGCGCATCCTGTCGAGTTTCTTTGACAAGATCTGCGGCATCCAGCGAAACGGCAAGCGTTACCGTGGCAATTTGGTGCCACTGTTGATCCAGAAGTACGGGATCGAGGTCGGCGGCGAGGATGGCAAGCAGGAGTTTGACCAGATCCAGAGCTTTCGCCGGTTCTTGCTGTTTGCCCGCGACACCATCCGCTGGCGTCGCCCGATGGACCCGGACATCCACTGGTCCGCGATGTCGGGCCATGTCAGCACCTTCATCGTCAACGGCGGCAACTACGACAAGATCATCTGGACGGAGAGTTTCAACGACGGGATGCGCGATGTGCTGGACGCCATTGAGACACCCCATCCTGTGGATCTGGCCGAAATTCCGCGGTTCAACGAATCCGAAGGCCACGGCCCCAAACGGGCCCATCCGGTCGAGGATTACTTTGACGATCTGTCGATGCATCTGGTCTATGAAATCTACAAACGCGATTTCAATCTGTTCAAATACGATTTTGAAAATCCGGCCAACAAGATGCCGATTGGCGAAATTGATCTGGATGAGGTTCACGCCAAGCTGGGCGATTGAGGCCCTCTGGATATAGACAAGCGGATTGCGCTGCGCTCTAACGGCCGGACATAGCCGGAGACAGACAATGGATTACGTATTCCCCGCCCCGCCACAGGCAAGCATCGGTGTCGTCGGGGAGGCCGCCCGCTTTCCGGTGCGGCGCATCTTCTGCGTGGGCCGCAACTACGCCGAACACGCGCGCGAGATGGGCAATGACCCCGACCGCGATCCGCCGTTTTTCTTTACCAAACCCTGTGATGCCGCGCTGGAGACGCCCTGCACGGTGCCGTATCCGCCGCTGACCGACAATCTGCATTTCGAGATCGAGCTGGTCGTGGCCATCGGGCGTGGCGGGACGGATATCGATCCCGACCGGGTCATGGATTATGTGTGGGGGGCATCCGTGGGGGTGGACCTGACGCGGCGCGATCTGCAGGCGGAAGCCAAGAAGATGGGCCGCCCGTGGGATTGGGCCAAGGCCTTCGATGCCTCGGCGCCGATTGCGCCCATCGTGCCGATCGACGCTGTGCCGAGCCTGAGCGAGGGCCGTATCTGGCTCGCGGTGAACGGTGAGGTGCGGCAGGACGCCGACATTGGCGATATGATCTGGTCGGTGCGCGAGCATATTGCCACGCTGAGCCAGTCGGTCCGGTTGAGCCAGGGCGATCTGGTGATGACAGGCACGCCCGCCGGTGTCGGCGCTGTCATGCCCGGTGACGTGATTACCGGCGGGGTCGATGGCATCGCGGAGCTGGAAGTGACCATCGGCCCGCGCTGAGCCGTGCCGATCAGCCGCGGGGGGCAGGCCCCCAGCGGTTGGCGCTGTCTTCCGATTTCTGCACAAAGAAGAACAACAGTACGAAAAACCCGATCAGCGGTACCAGTGCGATCAGCACCCACCAGCCGGTTCGCCCGATGTCATGCAGGCGCCGCACCCCTACCGCGAGCGATGGCAGCAGCATCACCAGAGAACTCAGGCTGCCGATGGGCTGGCTGTCGAACATACCGAGCGATCCATCGAGGATCGCGGCCCCGACGCTGATGATGATGGACCAGACGCACCACCACCAGAACTGCGGGCGCGATGACCGCGTGCGGAAGTCGACGAACCGGGCGAACCCGTCCTTGAGCGCGCCGGTGAACGAGTTTGCATCGGCGCGGGCGGGGTCCTCGGGGATGTCGTCGGGCAGATAGGGCGCGCGTGCGGGCGGCGTGTTGGCGCTGCGCAGCCGGCCCAGCGGCAACCAGTCGTCCATGCCTTCCTGCCAGACCAACGTATTTTCACGGACCACGCCCGCGTCGATCAATTCATCGAACTGCACCTGGCTGACCGGCCCTTTGGAGGTGCCCTCGAAGGCATAGTACCATTCGGTGGGTTCTGTCATGAAATGTCTTTCCTAAAAATGCCGTGCTGAAAGCGCCAGATTAGGGCGCAGGGCCGCCGATGCAAGTCTGATTCAACCGGCGGTTCCCCGTACGGTCTGCGCGGCGCGGGCCTGTGCCTCATTCGCAAGCTCTGGCAGGCCCACGCGGGAGTAGACATCGGCCAGCATCAGGTTCAGCGGCACGCCGTCGGGATCGAACGTGCGGCGCATCTCGAGCACCTGTTGTGCGGCTGAGCAGCGGCCTGCGTGGATCAGCGCATCGAGGTGGATCTGCTCAAACAGATCGCGCTGCGCGTGGCTGCCGCCGCATTCCGCCATGCGCGGCAGCACCGGCCCCAGATGCGCAATGCATGCGTTCCAGTCGCCCAGTGCGTGCGCCCGCAGCCCGCGCGCCGCGGGCAATGCCACATCGGCCCACGCGGCGTGGTCAAAGGCGGTTTGATCGCCGGCGCGCGTTGCGATAGCCTGCAGCAGCCCGTCGGCCTCTTTGCGGCCGGTCCGCCCCAGTGCATAGAGGTATTGCAGGGTCAGGAACGGATTGACCAGATCGTCGCCGCGCCGCGCCACTTGTTCTGCCACGTCCTTCCAGCGGTCGCCCACATCGACGCCCGCAAAGTCCATCCGCGCCAGCAGGGACGCCGCGCCCACCTGATCCTGGCTGTAGTCCTTGGCCAGCCCCCAGACGTGCGTGTCATAGGCCAGCCGCACATCGTCGTGCCGCCCCAGGCTGAGGTAGAAGAGCGCCAGATGCCACCAGTTGTGGCTGCGCATGAAGCTGTTGAGCGGGGCCCAGCTGTCGGCCACGCTTTCGAGAAATGCCGCCCCTTCCGTGATGCGCCCTTCGGTCAGCATCACATGCGCGATGGCGTGATGGGCCCATGCTTCGTCGGGTTGGAGCGCCATGGCACGGCGCGCGGCGGTTTCGGCCTTGTCCAGCAGGTGGCACTGTTCATAGCCGAATGCGATCATGCCGTGCGTATAGGCGATGTCCTGGGCGTGCGGAATTGCCTTGAGCGCCATGCGCAGCATCCCTGCCGCATCGCCGATGTTGAAAAGGTGATACTGGGCGAGTTTCAGGATCGCCATATCGCGCGGCCAGTCATCGGTGATGCGGTCGCAGATTTCGATGACCTGCGGCACATCGCCCGCCACCCAAGCCGCGACCGCGTCGATCACGGCGGCTTCGCGGTCGCTGACGGTGGCGCGTCCGGCCATGGCGCGTTCGATGTAGGGGGCTGCCTTGCGCGGGGCGACGGGCGCTTCGAGGAACATCCACAACATCGCGGCATAGGCGTTGGCGAGCGGGCAGTCGGGCGCGGCATCTGCTGCGCCGATGATACCGGTCGCTTTGGGGTGATAGCTGAGAAAGCCGTGAATAAAAGCGTCGATGGCGTGCAGGGCAGGCGCGTCTGCATGGCTGACCGGCAGGCCGTAAAGATCGGTGGTCATGGGGCGTCTCCCTCGAGAATATCGGCAAAGTGGCGCAGACGTGTGCGGGCTGCATCGGGCGCGTTCCGCCGTTTTGGCCGGTCCGTGGTGAGCCGCGGCACACGGGGTGACCGGCTGGCGCAGTCGCTCGGCAGGTCCGGCAGCGGCGACGGGCCGCGGCCGTCGCGTTCGGAGGCAAGGGGGATTTTGTCGGTACTAGGGCTCGGCATTCATGTCGCTCCAGCAGGCCAGCAGATCGCCCGGTGCGGGCCGCGCCAGATACACCGCCCGTGCGATCGCCCGCGCAAGGCACAGCGATGCGGCATGGCCAATCAGTGCCGGATCTGCGGTGTCGCGGGATGCCGTGCTCAGCGCGAAGACAAGATCGCCATCATGGGGGGTGTGTGCGGGCACGCAAGCGCGTGCGATGCCATCGTGGGCGGCGACGGCCATGCGGTGACACTGCGCCTTGTCGAGCGCCGCGTCCGTCGCGACAATGGCGATGGTGGTATTGCCCTGCGCAGACATGGCGGCGTGTTTACGGCTGGCGTGGAGCGCGCCGAGACCGCTTGCGGGGTCGGGGCCAAGCCCGCCGAATTCCGCGCCGATCTCGAAAGGCGCCGCAAAGAAATGACGGTCGCCGGGGGTGGTCACCGCGCCCAGAGGGTTGGCCGCAACCAGTGCCGCCACCAATGACCCGTCCGGAAGGCGCAGAGACGCGGAGCCCAGACCGCCCTTGAGCATCGCGGTAAGCGCGCCGGTGCCCGCGCCGACACTGCCCTGTGCCACGTCACCGTCGGTCGCGGCATCGAAGGCCTGTCGGCCAAGCGCGCGGTAGGGGTTGTCGTGCCACGTCTTGTCGCCACCGTTGAGCAGATCGAAGAGGATGGCGCCGGGCACCAGCGGCACACGGGCGGGCCCCACAGCAAATCCGCGCCCGGCGGCGCGCAACCCGTCGACCACACCGGAACAGGCATCCAGCCCGAAGGCCGATCCACCCGACAGCACCAGCGCATCGACTGCACCGACCGATTTATCTGGGGCGAGCAGATCGGTTTCGCGGGTTCCCGGTGCGCCGCCCATCACGTGGCACGATGCCACAAACGGATGGTCGGCGGTCACGACCGTCGCGCCGGATTTCAGGGTCTGATCCTGTGCGCTGCCGACTTTCAGGCCGGCAATGTCGGTCAGGCAGTTGCGGGGGCCGGGTGTCATACGGACAGACCTTTCAATTCAGGCAGACGCGGGGCCGCATCGATCAGGGTGCGGGTGTAGGGATGGGCCGGTTCGGTGAATACGCTTTCGGTGTCGCCCTGTTCCACGATCCGGCCCTTCTGCATCACCAATACCCTGTCGGTGATCGTACGCACAACGCTCAGGTCATGGGAGATGAACAGGTAGCTGAGGTCATAGGCGGCGCATAGATCGGCCAGCAGATCGAGAATGCGCGCCCGGACAGAGACATCCAGCGCGCTGACCGCTTCGTCGAAGATGATGATACGGGGCCGGATGATGAGGGCCCGCGCGATGGCGATCCTTTGCCGTTGTCCGCCGGAGAATTCGTGGATGTAGCGGCCTGCGTCCTGCGGGGACAGCCCCACGTCGCGCAGAGCGCGGTCGATGGCACGGGCGCGCGCCGCGCCCTGGGGCGGTGTGTCCATCAGGTGAAACGGTTCGGTGATCAGACGGGCGACACGGTGGCGCGGATTGAAGCTGCCGAAGGGGTCCTGAAACACCACCTGCATCTGGCTTCGCTGCGCCCGATTGCCTGTCTGGAGGGGCGTACCGTCGAGCGTTATCGTGCCTTCCTGAAGTGGCTCCAGCCCCAGAAGCGCCCGTGTCAGGGTCGATTTCCCGCAACCGCTTTCGCCGACAAGGCCCAGCCTTTCGCCCTGTGCCAAGGTAAAGCTGACGTTGTCGACGGCCCGAAAGCGCCCCGGTGCGCCGAAAAGCGTGCTGCGCGGTGTGCGGTAGTCGCGGCACGCTCCGCGCACGTCGAGCACGGGCTTGGTGCCAATGCGGGGGGGCAGTTCGACGGCGTGGCCCGATGCCGCAAAAAGTTGCCGGGTATAGGGGTGGGCCATTTCGCGCAGCACATCCGTGGTCTTGCCCTGCTCGACGATGGTACCCGCGCGCATGACGATGATCCGGTCGGCCATGCCCGCGACCACTGCGAGATCGTGGGTAATCATCAGCAGGCCCATGCCGTCTTCGCGGGCAAGGCGCGTCAGCAGGTCGAGGATTTGCGCCTGTGTCGTGACGTCGAGCGCGGTGGTGGGTTCATCCGCAATCAAGAGCGCCGGGCGCCGCGCGATGGCCATTGCGATCACCACCCGCTGGCGCTGGCCGCCCGACAATTCGTGCGGATACCGGTCGCGGGGGAATTGATCGGCGGGCAGGCCCACGCGGTCGAGCGTGTCGCTGGCCCGCTCCAGTGCCGCGCTGCGCGAAATGCGCTCGTGCACGCGGAGGGTTTCGGCCACCTGATCGCCGATGGTGCGCACCGGGTTGAGCGCGGTCATCGGCTCCTGAAATACCATGCCGACCGTATTGCCGCGCAGGTCGCACAGGGCGCTTTCGGGAAGCTCCGTCAAAATATGTTTGTCCAGAACGATGCGCCCGTCGACAAAGGCGCCTTTCGGCAACAGCTGCATCACGGCAAGGGCGGTCATGGATTTGCCGGACCCGCTTTCGCCGGTGATTGCCACGATTTCACCCGGGGCCATGTCAAAGCTGAGGTTGTGCAGGATGCCGAAGCTCTGGATCGACAGGCTGAGGTTCTCGACAGACAGCAGCGTCATGTGCGCACCACCCGCAACCGGGGATCCAACGCATCGCGCAGCCCGTCGCCAAGCAGGTTGAGCCCCAGAACCATCGCAATGATCGCGAAGCCGGGCATCAGCGCCAGATGTGGTGCCACGCTGACCAGTGTCTGGGCGTCCGCCAGCATGCGCC from Sulfitobacter sp. S190 includes the following:
- a CDS encoding sulfotransferase family protein; the protein is MGFPGTWMTESESVVYRVVPKCACSTIGQIMYYSDHAEFFDGDIHDAKGGMHKWALDQSQDPITRNVQAHSSYAFTCVRNPYTRILSSFFDKICGIQRNGKRYRGNLVPLLIQKYGIEVGGEDGKQEFDQIQSFRRFLLFARDTIRWRRPMDPDIHWSAMSGHVSTFIVNGGNYDKIIWTESFNDGMRDVLDAIETPHPVDLAEIPRFNESEGHGPKRAHPVEDYFDDLSMHLVYEIYKRDFNLFKYDFENPANKMPIGEIDLDEVHAKLGD
- a CDS encoding fumarylacetoacetate hydrolase family protein; translated protein: MDYVFPAPPQASIGVVGEAARFPVRRIFCVGRNYAEHAREMGNDPDRDPPFFFTKPCDAALETPCTVPYPPLTDNLHFEIELVVAIGRGGTDIDPDRVMDYVWGASVGVDLTRRDLQAEAKKMGRPWDWAKAFDASAPIAPIVPIDAVPSLSEGRIWLAVNGEVRQDADIGDMIWSVREHIATLSQSVRLSQGDLVMTGTPAGVGAVMPGDVITGGVDGIAELEVTIGPR
- a CDS encoding DUF1523 family protein gives rise to the protein MAILRWTFWITIWTLVAAFFHYTLPQVDIVRITDTYEKRQDFGENSIFWAQADTGSDATAINRDVFFIQSRRVKGDVMVYRNEDTGWGWPPYFKFDTSNLQAEAADLKSTTGNPQYVALKHYGWRNEFLTIFPNAISVRPVDGPDAPKGIPWLNIIILVVFFAIVYGIWVRWRRFRTARIDPTLEAIEDDMAERSGAVKNWFGTWRKKT
- a CDS encoding beta-1,6-N-acetylglucosaminyltransferase; protein product: MAKIAYILLCHKDPDAIIKQAERLTAVGDYMSIHFDASANPDHYKQIRAALDKNRNVTFAHKRIKCGWGEWSLVEATLYAVQSAVDAFPRATHFYMLSGDCMAIKSAEYTHRFLDDNDADFIESFDYFESDWIKTGWKEERLIYRHWFNERTQKNRFYGMFNLQKKMGLTREIPADIQVQIGSQWWCLRRQTIEWVLDFCAQRRDVMRFFRTTWIPDETFFQTLVRHVVPAEQIRSRTLTFLMFTDYGMPVTFYNDHYDLLLSQDYLFARKISPEANDLKRRLGLLYAAQGVNFQISNEGRSLFKFLTGRGRIGRRFSTRFWETESTLGRERELLIVVCKKWHVAKRVLERIRQTTNVPAIEYLFNEEDTPLPALGGIQKTLGKRTRHRRALMRMLFDYFETDRLIVCMDPSNLDLLNDFASDRSVTRILEIECNFTDDYLIGHAMRVGLAGEHTTQETLQRLLPTIRNDMVFESDAIRDAQFENHGRMRELADPDENADVLSKFLSISTDKAQEIAKTDYLFSD
- a CDS encoding P1 family peptidase, producing MTPGPRNCLTDIAGLKVGSAQDQTLKSGATVVTADHPFVASCHVMGGAPGTRETDLLAPDKSVGAVDALVLSGGSAFGLDACSGVVDGLRAAGRGFAVGPARVPLVPGAILFDLLNGGDKTWHDNPYRALGRQAFDAATDGDVAQGSVGAGTGALTAMLKGGLGSASLRLPDGSLVAALVAANPLGAVTTPGDRHFFAAPFEIGAEFGGLGPDPASGLGALHASRKHAAMSAQGNTTIAIVATDAALDKAQCHRMAVAAHDGIARACVPAHTPHDGDLVFALSTASRDTADPALIGHAASLCLARAIARAVYLARPAPGDLLACWSDMNAEP
- a CDS encoding HIT domain-containing protein yields the protein MGYAYDDQNIFAKILRGDIPNSTVLETEHTLAFRDIEPQAPTHVLVIPKGAYVSYDHFAAEASDAEIIDYTRAIAEVCRMEGVSIDGNDGFRLISNAGAHGVQDVPHLHVHILGGRRMGRMVQPAG
- a CDS encoding ABC transporter ATP-binding protein; translation: MTLLSVENLSLSIQSFGILHNLSFDMAPGEIVAITGESGSGKSMTALAVMQLLPKGAFVDGRIVLDKHILTELPESALCDLRGNTVGMVFQEPMTALNPVRTIGDQVAETLRVHERISRSAALERASDTLDRVGLPADQFPRDRYPHELSGGQRQRVVIAMAIARRPALLIADEPTTALDVTTQAQILDLLTRLAREDGMGLLMITHDLAVVAGMADRIIVMRAGTIVEQGKTTDVLREMAHPYTRQLFAASGHAVELPPRIGTKPVLDVRGACRDYRTPRSTLFGAPGRFRAVDNVSFTLAQGERLGLVGESGCGKSTLTRALLGLEPLQEGTITLDGTPLQTGNRAQRSQMQVVFQDPFGSFNPRHRVARLITEPFHLMDTPPQGAARARAIDRALRDVGLSPQDAGRYIHEFSGGQRQRIAIARALIIRPRIIIFDEAVSALDVSVRARILDLLADLCAAYDLSYLFISHDLSVVRTITDRVLVMQKGRIVEQGDTESVFTEPAHPYTRTLIDAAPRLPELKGLSV
- a CDS encoding tetratricopeptide repeat protein; the protein is MTTDLYGLPVSHADAPALHAIDAFIHGFLSYHPKATGIIGAADAAPDCPLANAYAAMLWMFLEAPVAPRKAAPYIERAMAGRATVSDREAAVIDAVAAWVAGDVPQVIEICDRITDDWPRDMAILKLAQYHLFNIGDAAGMLRMALKAIPHAQDIAYTHGMIAFGYEQCHLLDKAETAARRAMALQPDEAWAHHAIAHVMLTEGRITEGAAFLESVADSWAPLNSFMRSHNWWHLALFYLSLGRHDDVRLAYDTHVWGLAKDYSQDQVGAASLLARMDFAGVDVGDRWKDVAEQVARRGDDLVNPFLTLQYLYALGRTGRKEADGLLQAIATRAGDQTAFDHAAWADVALPAARGLRAHALGDWNACIAHLGPVLPRMAECGGSHAQRDLFEQIHLDALIHAGRCSAAQQVLEMRRTFDPDGVPLNLMLADVYSRVGLPELANEAQARAAQTVRGTAG
- a CDS encoding DUF805 domain-containing protein yields the protein MTEPTEWYYAFEGTSKGPVSQVQFDELIDAGVVRENTLVWQEGMDDWLPLGRLRSANTPPARAPYLPDDIPEDPARADANSFTGALKDGFARFVDFRTRSSRPQFWWWCVWSIIISVGAAILDGSLGMFDSQPIGSLSSLVMLLPSLAVGVRRLHDIGRTGWWVLIALVPLIGFFVLLFFFVQKSEDSANRWGPAPRG